A genome region from Streptomyces antimycoticus includes the following:
- a CDS encoding response regulator transcription factor: protein MRLLIVEDERRLALSLAKGLRAEGFAVDVVHDGREGLHRAREGDYDLIVLDIMLPGMNGYHVCGALRAAGSDVPILMLTAKDGEYDEAEGLDTGADDYLTKPFSYVVLVARVRALLRRRGAGASPVVRVGELSVDRGARRVERGGGEIALTAKEFSVLEQLALRPGDVVSKAEILEHVWDFAYDGDPNIVEVYISALRRKLGAGLIETVRGAGYRLRG from the coding sequence ATGCGTTTGCTGATCGTGGAGGACGAGCGGCGGCTGGCCCTGTCGCTGGCCAAGGGGTTGCGGGCCGAGGGGTTCGCCGTGGATGTCGTCCACGACGGGCGCGAGGGGCTGCACCGTGCGCGGGAGGGCGACTACGACCTGATCGTTCTCGACATCATGCTGCCGGGGATGAACGGCTACCACGTGTGCGGGGCGCTCCGGGCGGCCGGGAGCGATGTGCCGATCCTGATGCTCACCGCCAAGGACGGCGAGTACGACGAGGCCGAGGGGCTCGATACCGGCGCAGACGACTATCTGACCAAGCCGTTCTCGTATGTGGTGCTGGTGGCCCGGGTGCGGGCGTTGCTGCGGCGGCGGGGGGCCGGGGCCTCGCCGGTGGTGCGGGTCGGGGAGCTGTCGGTGGACCGGGGTGCGCGCCGGGTGGAGCGGGGTGGGGGTGAGATCGCGCTGACCGCCAAGGAGTTCTCCGTACTGGAGCAGCTGGCATTGCGGCCCGGGGACGTGGTCTCCAAGGCCGAGATCCTGGAGCACGTCTGGGACTTCGCGTACGACGGCGACCCCAACATCGTCGAGGTGTACATCAGCGCGCTGCGCCGGAAGCTGGGCGCCGGGTTGATCGAGACCGTGCGGGGAGCGGGGTACCGGCTCCGTGGGTAA